The stretch of DNA GAGGCTAGTGTGAATGCATTTATGATTGTAATTACCATCTTTATGACATGATGACACAAATGCATCATTGTAACACTTAACACAAGATTTTTACAATGGGACCTCTCCAGGAAGCTGAACATACAGTGCTCTGACTGATTTTGACATTGATACTACCACTGATACTACTGATATTCAGCATGTACTACTGGTCTGTAGTTACCAAATTGCAAAGAAGAAATTCCTCCCCAAGCCTGAGTGAAGTCTCCACTATCCAGTTTCTTCAGATCAGGGGTGCAGGGAGAGTGATCAGACACCACCATGTCAATCTGCCCAGCTTTCAATGCAGACCACAGCTGCTCCTGTTAGGGCagaatcagtgttttatttacacCCAAACTGAAATTGTCAGATTTGTATCTAGTCTGCATCCTGTTCTGTTTACCCGGTTCACAGATCCTCTGATGGGGGGACAGCACTTGAACTGCGTGGCCCCTGCAGGTATGTTCTCTGCGCACAGGCTGAGGTAGTGATGGGTGGTCTCCACTGTTAAAGGGGCTCCAGCTTGCCGAGCTTCTTCAATCAGTTTCAGTGGCTTTGCAGAGGATAAGTGAACAATATGGCAGCGCACCCTGGAGCAGAGAGAGCATAAACACAAGCATTCCTATCCAGAAATACCaactgtgatatatatatatatatatatatacatatatatatatatactggttATCTGTGAACAAGCTGAGGTTCTCACTGGTATTGCATGCAGAGTTCTGTGACGGTGCGAATTGCCTCTATCTCCATGACATCTGGCCTGGACTGCAGAAAGGTGGAGTACTGGCAGGGGTCTAATGTGGGAAGTGGGAAGCATGGGTTTGGAGCATATAATTAGTCATTACTGAAAACTGTCTGCTTCACAATATCATTGAGTTTTTACAAACCAGAGTAGGGCAGAATATCAACAGTAGTcaataatgtattttgttgtgAACCTTGGTTATCTATAGCATACTATCAACTATATATACAATTAAGTTGATATGATTTTCTGTACTTATAAGACCAGCTAACTGCTGAGAATCAGCTTAGAATCTTATTTTCTTTAAGGGTTTAGTTTTTATTACTTCAGCCACAAATTAAGACAATTTGCTTTTACTGCCAACGTTTTCCTAAAATATAAGGAGAAGTGAGAAAAGTGTTTTTGAGATTTGGCTGAACTGAAAACTTACAACAGTCGAAAATAAATCTGTCTTCTTCATTTCAAGATATTTAAAAGAATCAAATCAGAGTAGTCAAAATGTCATCATAGCATTGGTATTGAGGTAGTCAGACATGAAACATGATTTTGTCAATACTCCTGAGCCTAATCATAAACCTTAACATGATATCGGATGAATACAGTAAAGGATGTGCCACAAACAAATCATCTATTGCaaggattaaaatgtttgttacCACCAGTCTCTTCTGTTGTCTGCAGAACATCCCTCTCTGCATGAAACTGAGGGAGACAAAAGAAAAGGTATTTCAGTCCCATTATCTTACCAAAGCATGTGGGTTTTCTAAtccgtgtgtgtatgttgtggaAGATGCTTAAATTTGTGAGTTACCAGCAGGACGCTTCCTGTGCCTTGTAGCTGCTTCATAGCGGTGTGCAGATCAAAGTCAGTCACATGGGGGAACTCATCCACCCCACTGTGGATGAGGAAACACTTGAAGCCAGCCACTCCGGCCTGGATCATGGGCCGAAGTTCTAGCTGCAAGGGGAcatttgttgtttgtatttGCCTCGGCTGTAATTCAGAACAATCTGGCTGAAAGCTGAGTCCAAGCTGTTCTACTGTACCTGGTTGCCAGGAATCACACCTCCCCAGAAGGCTGTGTCCACAAAACACTTCCCAGACGCCTCCTGCAGCTTGTCGCTAAAGTTACCCAGCGTGGTAGTTGGAGGGATGCTATTTCTGTTCAGTATTCACAGATAAATAAAGTTGTGCTAAAACATAAGCGCTAAATGCTGCAAACAAACATTAACTTGATTAAAACAGTAATTTGATTACGGTCTTTTATTACTACACTAATACTCTAAATACATAATATGCAAATACACTTTTATCAGCATTTAAGTACAAAAAACATAAGCTAGAGTGTATCATACTCAAGTAGACAGAATGTGAGCGCCTGACAATGAGATGGAATTATGAAAACTTCAAAAAGTAAATCTTTTATCTACAAAAAATTATATCTAAATGGACGTATTACACACTTTCACTgctgtatgcatttatgttactTCTTTATCCAGCCAGGGTAGTTCCAAAGTAATAGTTAGTTGTATTGAAGAAATTGcaaaaaaatatctgaaaagaTGTTTGAAATTTTGAAAATAGACAGAAATACAGgtcagaaaataaatgaatactgtTAGTTTTTCATGTAAGTCTGAGGTTATCACGACAGTAGATGCCAAAATTAGATGTAACTCTCAGatatatactttattattatcataatgcCTGGTAACTTGAACTAGCCCCTAATTTGATGTTTGCCTGAGGATAACTGTGTCATTTCACAATCTGTTTACCCTGTGATCTTCACCTTCCACCAGTGACCCTGTGTGGTCAGATGGTCGGTACTGATTGGGGAGTGTCCAACTTACAGCGGCATGTCCACAATGGTTGTCACCCCTCCAGCTGCAGCGGCCCTGGTGGCGGTCCAGAAACCCTCCCATGTGGTACGGCCTGGTTCATTCACATGAACATGGCAATCTACAATGCCTGGCATCACCACATTGTCACCCACGTCCAACACCTGCCATCACAAGTGAGTTACATCACCCAAGATAATCACACAGGAGTGGTAAATCAATGCCCCAACAGACAGGTATCTTCCATTGTGTCTCTATATATCATGTTCATTCCACCAGGGGGAGCATGCTAAAAGTGAGATCAATCAGAGTCAGCTTACCTTGTAGACAACATCTGCAGAAAAGTCCCTGTCTGATAGTATCTGATGGATTTTCCCATCCTTTATTACGACCACTGCAGGACGGACCTCATTGCCGACCAGCACCCTCGTGCTCCTCACAGCACCGACTGATTGTCCAAGCTCCATGCCTGTCTTTATTGAGAGTTAATTAGTAATGCGCACTCTCCTGACTATGCTTCTACATTTCAGATAGGAACAAGTCTTGCTAGTTCAGTGCCCTGGGACTATGGCACCACCCCCTACTGCACAGTTCAAAGGATTTATTGACTTTTCTTGTCTGTTCTCCCATCGTGCATTTCAGATTCAACTGTGCACAGAGGTTTGGGCTGATTTCACAAATAAGAACCTCAACATTCATGAGATATAAATGAGATGTGAGCAATCATGGAGTATTGTGGATAATATGTTAGACTGTTGAAGTTAGGGTGAAATGGTAGCGGCGTGGGGAAAGGTTTTAGAAAAATTGTCAGCAGAGGAGGTGGTAACATTTTGCCAGTGGTAGAACTAATTTGGACTCAAATGCTGCATAGAAATGGAGATTCAAAAGTTAGATAGTttttagtttcttcttcttcttcaacagCAGTCCAAAAACAATTAGTTTAGTAAGCACACTTCTCTGAGCACACTGAGATCTGATTTTCTAATATTTTCCAATGTGAATTGACTACATACAAACTTTGTCAGGATTTGTACTAATACTAAAAGTAGCGAGATATTGTCAAAGTTTGCATAGAAAGGGAAAGTTAATGAAGACAGTggaatgaaaagagaaatggaGCGAGATAATATGCCTTTATTCTCCCACAGGGTGGCACAAAAGCTGTTTGCTCACACAGCACTGCAGCTGCATGACACTCTTCAGTCTTTTGTTGTTGAGGTTGTGTGTTGCATTATAGCTTTTATTTATGCTTTACTTCTCCTGGTGTGCTGTGGTGACATTATTCTTGACATCTGACCATATGCAATATCACATGTgggcctttaaaaaaagaagtttggGTGCCCTTTTCTAAACGTTATAGGGGATAAAGTtcatataacaatataatattcaaatattgtTCACCGTGAAGGACCTCACTTTACAACATACATCATGTAATAGTTatagtttttcttattttcttcaaGTAGGATTAAATTAGACAAACTACTCTTCACCAAACTCAATGGGTATTTCAATAAGGGCAAAAAACACAGTTTATgacctccatctctctctgtgtgtgttctctttaTCTGTTGTGTTCTTTCTGCCTTCTTGAATATTTCTGATAAAAATGTATGATTAATTCTTTCAGGTTAGCTCACCTCCTATCTGATTTCCTTTTCAGACCCTGTAGTATTGTGTGTAAATGGTCTATAACAACACAAACATAGTCAGCTTGTTGTATTATTGTAACAATTTTCTTTCAAATCTCAAAACATTGAGAAGCAGAACACCAAAAACCTCTAACAGATTTATACTGAAGATAGACAAACTGTATCATTTTTTGATCCATTTTTGCATTGTCTCTTTTGCACAATGATATAGACCATTGAGgcataaaatatgataaaatacaaGTAggtatacaaacacaaatatctaACGTGAACATATTAGTCAGAATCTCTTGCAGTCATCTCATAGCAGGACATAAGTGCGGGCAGATAAGCAATGATAACttaattaaacataataaaatcaaagcCTGAGCAGCTCCTCTCATACCTGTCTGCCTGCCACCAGTATGGCTGCAGGGCGTCTATTGGCTGAGAGCTGGAGGAGAGGGCTGGCTTTAGAGCGTGTCTTGAAGGATGGAGGCGGACAGGGCGCAGCTTCTCCTCCTCAGCAGCCCTCATCCCTCCAGCCTCCCGGCGATGCGCTGTGCGTTGTGACGCCAAGCCGTTTGACGAGTACATTACGTGGGGCTGgcagagcagcacagcagccTGAGTCCTCGTTATGTAATGCTTCAAAGCATCGGATGCTGCACGGAttaagagaagcagagagagggggaaaaaactgaCGGATGGCTCATTTAGTGACAATCAGCAGAGTGGAAGCTTATGAATGAGACGTCTGCTGTCGGCAAGTACAATGATAACTGTAAATCGCAGGAGTGTGTGGTGTAATTGAGCCCGTCTGGGCATCAGTGGCCTATCCCTGAGGTGCACAGACGTCTGGAGGCTGCAGAAGCTGCTGCACACcttctactttatttttttaaaaagccgaTCAGAGGCACGGCTCTGTTTAAATTCGTCTCCTACATCGGTGGAAATTAACCAATGCGGGTTTGTTTTAGAGCAGAATCAGGATCATATTTAGTTCTCCATCGCATCGGTGTAATCCAACAGCCACTGAGCTGTGCCATAAACAATGGCGGGTCCAGAGcagtcccagcagcagcagcaggtagaggAGAAGGCAGAGCATATAGATGATGCTGAGATGGCTCTGCAAGGTATTAACATGCTGCTCAACAACGGATTTAAAGAAAGCGACGAGCTTTTCAGAAGATACAGGTTagtgtgtttttgctttcttgccTATAATATTATTGTGCATGTTTAGAACTATAATatcaggggaggggggggggggggagaaaaatcATGTCACAAAAACAGTCACGTGAAATTCAGAACCGAGTACACCATGTACAAAGTGACACTACTGCttcacatgtatatatatatatatatgacaaaaGCAGATAAGAGATGATTCAATGAAATGATTACTTATAGGAGCTTTCAAATGCCTGTTTATTAAGCTGGGAGCAAAACCCCAGGACTGTCTTACTTGGGATCCTCTAAAATCTTCCTATCAACAGAAACTCTAAATGTTCCATACAACACTcatacactcatacatacaGGTCATGGCAATGTCAAATCTGTGCACTTCTTGGCTTTAACAGGTGACCAGGAT from Scomber japonicus isolate fScoJap1 chromosome 7, fScoJap1.pri, whole genome shotgun sequence encodes:
- the zgc:103559 gene encoding allantoinase, mitochondrial; translation: MELGQSVGAVRSTRVLVGNEVRPAVVVIKDGKIHQILSDRDFSADVVYKVLDVGDNVVMPGIVDCHVHVNEPGRTTWEGFWTATRAAAAGGVTTIVDMPLNSIPPTTTLGNFSDKLQEASGKCFVDTAFWGGVIPGNQLELRPMIQAGVAGFKCFLIHSGVDEFPHVTDFDLHTAMKQLQGTGSVLLFHAERDVLQTTEETGDPCQYSTFLQSRPDVMEIEAIRTVTELCMQYQVRCHIVHLSSAKPLKLIEEARQAGAPLTVETTHHYLSLCAENIPAGATQFKCCPPIRGSVNREQLWSALKAGQIDMVVSDHSPCTPDLKKLDSGDFTQAWGGISSLQFGLPLFWSSASKRGFQLHDVVRLLSRKTSQLCSLDNLKGILAPGFDADLVIWDPEREFEIKEANIHHKNKLTPYLGTTLQGVVCATILRGRLVYREGSLCPEPLGKHLLIPQRRNQAQL